A portion of the Acidobacteriaceae bacterium genome contains these proteins:
- a CDS encoding carboxypeptidase regulatory-like domain-containing protein has product MKFENSDPTMHNVHTMPSVNPTTDVSQGPMGAPETKQFTKPETMIPVRCNNHPWMNAFINVANSPYFAVTGADGSFTIKGLAPGTYTVAAVHEKLGEQDVQVTVPAKATAKTAFAFQAK; this is encoded by the coding sequence GTGAAGTTTGAAAACAGCGACCCCACGATGCATAACGTCCACACCATGCCGAGCGTGAACCCAACGACGGACGTAAGCCAGGGCCCGATGGGTGCGCCAGAGACGAAGCAGTTCACCAAGCCCGAGACGATGATTCCGGTGCGCTGCAACAACCATCCGTGGATGAACGCATTCATCAACGTGGCGAACTCGCCGTACTTTGCGGTGACGGGCGCTGACGGAAGCTTTACGATCAAGGGCCTGGCGCCGGGAACGTACACCGTGGCTGCCGTGCATGAGAAGCTCGGCGAGCAGGATGTGCAGGTAACTGTTCCGGCGAAGGCAACCGCAAAGACTGCGTTTGCGTTCCAAGCGAAGTAG
- the lysC gene encoding lysine-sensitive aspartokinase 3 — translation MSSPRNHIVVMKFGGTSVEDATAMLRTAAIVEGRLKKGLSPVVVVSAMAKVTDTLLAAAAAAGKNDRDEALKLSDSLRTRHLGVAAELASGDALTSLQINIHHDFDALDEMLRGICAVGELTLRSTDNIVSFGERLSSRMVTAAFAHKGMNSAHVDARTVIITDDHYGKAAPDEAKIALALEAGVLPLIDGGKVPVMGGFIASCNGVTTTLGRGGSDYTAALVGGGLHGGAIEIWTDVNGIMTTDPRVVPEALRVKTISFEEAAELAYFGAKVLHPATILPAVQKNIPVWVLNSRNAENEGTVITATPPPCKSPFKSIAAKKKLTIIDIVASRMLLAHGFLKLVFDVFDKYGCAIDMVSTSEVSISVTVDSRENLPQICEELSKIADVKLEGAKALICMVGEDIRGHAGIAAQVFDAVKHVNVRMISQGASEINMSFMIEEQDVEETIRSLHKKFFAAADPNIFDVEAVAAVAAKA, via the coding sequence ATGAGCTCTCCGCGCAACCATATCGTAGTGATGAAGTTTGGCGGCACGTCGGTGGAAGATGCTACCGCGATGCTGCGTACGGCAGCCATCGTTGAAGGCCGCTTGAAGAAGGGGCTAAGCCCTGTCGTCGTTGTATCGGCCATGGCGAAGGTTACGGACACGCTGCTTGCAGCGGCTGCAGCCGCAGGCAAGAACGACCGCGACGAAGCCCTGAAGCTTTCCGACAGCCTGCGCACACGCCACCTCGGCGTTGCAGCAGAGCTGGCAAGCGGCGATGCCCTGACCTCGCTGCAGATCAACATTCACCATGACTTTGACGCGCTGGACGAAATGCTGCGCGGCATCTGCGCGGTGGGTGAGTTGACGCTGCGTTCGACCGACAACATCGTCAGCTTTGGCGAGCGTCTGTCCAGCCGCATGGTGACCGCGGCGTTCGCGCACAAGGGAATGAACTCGGCGCACGTCGATGCGCGTACCGTGATCATCACCGATGACCACTACGGCAAGGCTGCACCGGATGAAGCGAAGATCGCGCTGGCTCTTGAGGCTGGCGTGCTTCCGCTGATCGACGGCGGCAAGGTGCCGGTGATGGGCGGCTTTATCGCCTCGTGCAATGGCGTAACGACGACGCTGGGACGTGGCGGCTCGGACTACACTGCGGCCCTCGTTGGCGGCGGCCTGCATGGTGGAGCGATCGAAATCTGGACGGACGTCAACGGCATTATGACGACCGATCCTCGCGTGGTGCCAGAGGCCCTGCGCGTGAAAACAATCAGCTTCGAAGAAGCGGCTGAGCTTGCTTACTTCGGCGCGAAGGTGCTGCATCCGGCGACGATTCTGCCAGCCGTGCAGAAGAACATTCCGGTGTGGGTACTGAATAGCCGCAACGCGGAGAACGAAGGCACGGTAATCACCGCGACTCCGCCGCCGTGCAAGAGCCCGTTCAAGTCCATCGCCGCAAAGAAGAAGCTGACGATCATCGATATCGTCGCGAGCCGTATGCTGCTGGCTCACGGCTTCCTGAAGCTCGTCTTCGACGTGTTTGACAAGTATGGATGCGCGATTGATATGGTTTCGACGTCGGAGGTTTCGATCTCGGTGACTGTCGACTCCCGTGAGAACCTGCCGCAGATCTGCGAAGAGCTTTCGAAGATTGCTGACGTAAAGCTTGAAGGCGCCAAGGCGCTGATCTGCATGGTGGGCGAAGATATTCGCGGACATGCAGGCATCGCCGCACAGGTCTTCGACGCGGTAAAGCACGTCAACGTTCGCATGATTTCGCAGGGTGCAAGCGAAATCAACATGAGCTTCATGATCGAAGAGCAGGATGTCGAAGAGACGATTCGTTCGCTGCACAAGAAGTTCTTTGCAGCCGCAGATCCGAACATCTTTGACGTAGAAGCAGTGGCCGCTGTGGCCGCGAAGGCATAG
- the asd gene encoding aspartate-semialdehyde dehydrogenase gives MERRNVGILGATGAVGQRFIQLLANHPWFEITWIAASDRSAGKTYEDACKWRLDTPLPESIAKMVLQPNVPEGSAVEVPRIIFSSVDSDIAKELEPKFAAAGCAVISNSSAFRMGADVPLVVPEVNVDHLDVIEKQATRKTSGGYIVTNPNCCAIGLVLPLAVLEQKWGIEKLFVATMQAVSGAGYPGVASLDILGNVIPYIKNEEEKLQEEVSKLLGGVTDGEFAPGNMTVSAMCHRVPVIDGHTEAVSVKLKKPATADEIITAWREFQPLHGKGHEGLHLPSAPLSPVIYQDGVDRPQPRLDLQAGDGMTTTVGRLRPCTLFDWKFTLLSHNTIRGAAGAALLNAEILAVLGKFDFRNYPPVNSAKA, from the coding sequence ATGGAACGTCGTAACGTCGGTATTCTCGGCGCGACCGGTGCGGTCGGCCAGCGCTTTATTCAACTTCTCGCCAATCATCCCTGGTTTGAGATTACGTGGATTGCTGCGAGCGATCGCTCGGCAGGCAAGACCTACGAAGATGCCTGCAAATGGCGCCTGGATACGCCGCTGCCCGAAAGCATTGCCAAGATGGTGCTGCAGCCGAATGTGCCCGAAGGCTCGGCTGTCGAAGTGCCGCGCATTATTTTCTCGTCCGTGGACTCGGACATCGCCAAGGAGCTCGAACCGAAGTTTGCCGCTGCTGGATGCGCGGTGATCTCGAATAGCTCGGCGTTCCGCATGGGTGCGGATGTGCCGCTGGTGGTGCCGGAAGTGAACGTCGACCATCTCGACGTGATCGAGAAGCAGGCTACGCGCAAGACCTCGGGCGGCTACATTGTGACCAACCCGAACTGCTGTGCGATTGGACTTGTGCTGCCGCTCGCAGTGCTTGAGCAGAAGTGGGGCATCGAGAAGCTGTTTGTCGCGACGATGCAGGCGGTCTCCGGTGCAGGCTACCCCGGCGTGGCGTCTCTGGATATTCTCGGCAACGTGATTCCGTACATCAAGAATGAAGAAGAGAAGCTACAGGAAGAAGTATCCAAGCTGCTGGGCGGCGTGACTGACGGCGAGTTTGCACCGGGCAACATGACCGTGAGCGCAATGTGCCATCGCGTGCCGGTGATCGACGGCCACACAGAAGCTGTAAGCGTCAAGCTGAAGAAGCCCGCGACCGCCGATGAGATCATTACGGCCTGGCGCGAGTTCCAGCCGCTGCACGGCAAGGGCCATGAAGGGCTGCATCTGCCTTCTGCTCCGCTGAGCCCGGTGATCTACCAGGATGGTGTGGACCGTCCGCAGCCGCGACTCGACCTGCAGGCCGGCGATGGCATGACGACGACGGTTGGCCGTCTGCGTCCGTGCACGCTGTTCGACTGGAAGTTCACGCTGCTGAGCCACAACACGATTCGCGGCGCGGCTGGTGCGGCGCTGCTGAACGCAGAGATCCTCGCAGTGCTGGGCAAGTTTGATTTTCGTAACTATCCGCCGGTGAACTCGGCGAAGGCATAA
- a CDS encoding lytic transglycosylase domain-containing protein, with the protein MTLLACAAALPACAMERVNLRTGFSYDCTRHESLQNGNVRLYIDANANNYVDLSAAQIESVDILPDPPPVVVVIVPKPSAATTGEPDVKALLSDAGSKHNIDVDLLASVVRAESGGRQRAVSRTGAQGLMQLMPGTAHQLGVNDAFNADQNIHGGTAYLDALLTRYHDNVVLALAAYNAGPAAVDKYHGVPPYRETRQYVVRVVNEFKRRKAAEARTVKLAQR; encoded by the coding sequence GTGACGCTGTTGGCCTGTGCCGCGGCTCTGCCTGCGTGCGCGATGGAACGCGTCAACCTTCGAACCGGTTTCAGCTATGACTGCACACGGCATGAGTCGCTGCAGAATGGCAACGTCCGGCTCTATATCGACGCGAACGCCAACAACTACGTCGACCTTTCAGCCGCACAGATCGAGAGCGTCGACATCCTGCCCGACCCTCCGCCGGTCGTCGTTGTCATCGTTCCCAAACCGTCAGCCGCAACAACGGGCGAACCGGATGTAAAGGCTCTGCTTTCAGACGCCGGCTCGAAGCACAACATCGACGTCGATCTGCTGGCAAGCGTCGTTCGCGCCGAAAGCGGCGGTCGGCAGCGCGCGGTTTCGCGCACCGGGGCGCAGGGCCTGATGCAACTGATGCCCGGCACCGCCCATCAGTTGGGCGTGAACGATGCCTTCAACGCCGACCAGAACATTCATGGCGGCACGGCGTACCTCGACGCCCTGCTGACGCGCTACCACGACAACGTCGTGCTGGCTCTGGCCGCGTATAACGCCGGTCCGGCAGCCGTGGACAAGTACCACGGCGTTCCGCCGTACCGCGAAACCCGCCAGTACGTCGTGCGGGTCGTCAACGAGTTCAAGCGACGCAAAGCGGCAGAAGCTCGCACGGTAAAACTGGCTCAACGCTAA
- the nrdR gene encoding transcriptional regulator NrdR, with protein MKCPYCGFTQDKVIDSRESKEADSIRRRRECERCNKRFTTYERLDEIPYMVVKKDGRRERFDRQKVLQGLLHSCQKRKVSVTQMQEIVDAVESFVVDSPERERSTSAVGELIMARLKDMDTVAYIRFASVYRDFKDVNEFKEELEGLLRGGSRQDAGKLKRPGLR; from the coding sequence ATGAAATGTCCGTACTGCGGGTTCACCCAGGACAAGGTGATCGACTCGCGAGAGAGCAAAGAAGCCGATTCGATCCGCCGCCGGCGGGAGTGCGAGCGTTGCAATAAACGCTTCACGACGTATGAGCGTTTGGACGAAATTCCCTACATGGTGGTCAAAAAAGACGGTCGCCGTGAGCGGTTTGACCGTCAGAAGGTCCTGCAGGGCCTGCTGCACTCCTGCCAGAAGCGCAAGGTGAGCGTGACGCAGATGCAGGAGATTGTGGACGCCGTGGAGTCGTTTGTCGTGGACTCGCCGGAGCGCGAGCGGTCGACCTCGGCCGTGGGTGAGTTGATCATGGCCCGGTTGAAGGACATGGACACGGTCGCTTACATTCGCTTCGCGAGCGTCTATCGCGACTTCAAGGATGTGAACGAGTTCAAGGAAGAGCTCGAAGGTCTGCTGCGCGGTGGTAGCCGCCAGGACGCTGGAAAATTGAAGCGTCCGGGGCTGCGGTAG
- a CDS encoding VWA domain-containing protein: MPFRPLRLLTAMSLLAATFTSVGLAAQQPSTSSDSSTLHVTTQLVVLDVVVTDKKGNLVDRKLTKDDFVIKDNGVEQRIRHFETPDEHRMPAADKPIVNSAADLRKIGDAPVTVLVLDELNSRFEDMSYSRQMLVKYLQRQPAVLPQPTVLLVATNSRFSQLHDYTQDRDALIQIVKKHMPEFPYKANQRGGPAAVERMAQVLAALQQICEASTGTPGRKNLIWVGTGFPTANLVGLDDQTTATLEAAIRRVTSRLLAARITMYSINPAPGSSATVDVESPDDLNVTDEYGSDPFGSGGISFSSLAPSTGGTAFTGRNDIDNIIGEGINKGRDYYTLSYTPSVLVDAKTDYRTVHIVMKDPDLRAVTRSGYYANSAPDLNPLMDKTMDAKQARANLQLDLSSALTSTISYNGLEIHATKDGDGTYSIAVSEQGIAWSDPTAEGNQSTEDTVAAGWYDGKGKLLGHVARELTASRVNGGVTFKLPVTVPSNARRVRFVVRDARNGKMGTDDIVLK; the protein is encoded by the coding sequence ATGCCGTTCCGCCCGTTGCGCCTTCTTACCGCTATGTCTCTTCTTGCCGCGACGTTTACGTCGGTCGGCCTTGCTGCCCAGCAGCCCTCGACCTCGTCGGACAGCTCCACTCTCCACGTCACCACACAACTTGTCGTGCTCGACGTCGTCGTGACGGACAAGAAGGGCAACCTCGTCGATCGCAAGCTGACCAAGGACGACTTCGTCATCAAAGACAACGGAGTCGAGCAGCGCATCCGCCACTTCGAAACCCCGGACGAGCACCGTATGCCCGCCGCGGACAAGCCCATCGTCAACTCTGCTGCAGATCTGCGCAAGATCGGCGACGCTCCCGTCACGGTTCTGGTGCTCGACGAGTTGAATTCCCGCTTTGAAGACATGAGCTACTCCCGGCAGATGCTGGTGAAGTATCTGCAGCGCCAACCCGCTGTCCTGCCTCAGCCCACGGTTCTGCTGGTTGCGACAAACTCCCGGTTCTCGCAGCTTCACGACTACACGCAGGACCGCGATGCTCTTATCCAGATCGTCAAGAAGCACATGCCGGAGTTCCCGTATAAGGCGAACCAGCGTGGCGGCCCCGCAGCGGTAGAGCGCATGGCGCAGGTGCTTGCCGCGCTTCAGCAGATCTGCGAAGCCTCCACCGGCACGCCGGGCCGCAAGAACCTCATCTGGGTCGGGACCGGTTTCCCCACCGCCAACCTTGTTGGCCTTGACGACCAGACCACGGCAACGCTCGAAGCCGCGATACGGCGCGTCACCTCGCGCCTGCTCGCGGCACGCATCACCATGTACTCCATCAACCCTGCTCCGGGTTCTTCCGCAACGGTCGACGTCGAAAGCCCGGATGATCTGAACGTCACCGACGAATACGGCAGTGACCCCTTCGGCTCGGGCGGTATCAGCTTTTCCAGCCTCGCTCCTTCCACCGGCGGCACCGCTTTCACCGGCCGCAACGACATCGACAACATCATCGGAGAGGGCATAAACAAAGGGCGCGACTACTACACACTCTCCTACACCCCTTCGGTTCTGGTGGATGCGAAGACGGACTATCGCACCGTTCACATCGTCATGAAAGACCCTGACCTTCGTGCCGTCACACGCTCGGGGTACTACGCGAACTCCGCGCCGGACCTGAATCCGTTGATGGACAAGACGATGGACGCCAAGCAGGCGCGTGCCAATCTGCAGCTCGATCTAAGCTCTGCTTTGACCTCCACCATCTCGTACAACGGGCTTGAGATTCATGCGACGAAGGACGGCGATGGAACGTACAGCATCGCCGTGTCAGAGCAGGGGATTGCGTGGTCTGACCCCACGGCAGAGGGGAATCAGAGCACCGAGGACACCGTGGCCGCAGGCTGGTATGACGGAAAAGGCAAGCTTTTGGGGCATGTTGCGCGGGAGTTGACCGCTTCTCGCGTGAACGGAGGCGTCACGTTCAAGCTGCCCGTGACCGTTCCGTCGAATGCTCGCCGTGTTCGCTTCGTGGTCCGGGATGCCCGAAATGGCAAAATGGGCACCGACGATATCGTGCTGAAATAA
- a CDS encoding HAD family hydrolase: MNRKPQLIAVDMDGTLLGSDGKVSTGNMAALRAAHAARVEVVVATGRRHSFAMQALRACNLPGKNALISSNGTVIRTVDAALIHRSHMSAEAARWLVQHSNEFRSSMVFTFDCVGTNGDDQQGALVAEHGHDLDGNIGRWMEANRAYFANVNRLEDAFDGNVGDPIQAMLCGTPERMDEALKHLLQSKRVVLWEGEQNAPEAEIVLHRTEYREKNLIIVDILPAGCSKASALEKLVALRGLSMADVLAIGDNWNDVPMLEAAGQAIVMSNAPETLLKMANDRGWSLAPTNDEDGVAWAIEQALAAEPALTR; encoded by the coding sequence GTGAATAGAAAGCCCCAACTGATCGCCGTCGACATGGACGGCACCCTGCTCGGCTCTGACGGCAAAGTAAGCACCGGCAACATGGCAGCCCTGCGTGCGGCGCACGCCGCACGCGTCGAAGTCGTCGTTGCGACCGGCCGACGGCATTCGTTTGCCATGCAGGCCCTGCGTGCCTGCAATCTACCCGGCAAAAACGCCCTCATCAGTTCGAACGGCACCGTCATTCGCACTGTGGATGCAGCGTTGATTCATCGCAGCCACATGTCCGCCGAGGCCGCCAGGTGGCTCGTGCAACATAGCAACGAGTTCCGCTCCTCGATGGTCTTCACCTTCGACTGCGTTGGCACAAACGGTGACGACCAGCAGGGTGCGCTCGTCGCGGAGCATGGCCACGATCTTGATGGCAACATCGGTCGCTGGATGGAGGCGAATCGGGCCTACTTCGCAAACGTCAACCGCCTGGAAGACGCGTTCGACGGCAACGTCGGCGACCCGATTCAGGCGATGCTGTGCGGCACCCCCGAGCGGATGGACGAGGCGCTGAAGCACCTCCTCCAAAGCAAGCGGGTCGTGCTCTGGGAAGGCGAACAGAACGCCCCGGAGGCGGAAATCGTGCTGCACCGCACCGAGTACCGCGAGAAAAACCTCATCATCGTCGACATCCTCCCCGCTGGCTGCTCCAAGGCCTCCGCGCTGGAGAAGCTCGTAGCCCTGCGTGGCCTCTCCATGGCCGACGTCCTCGCCATCGGAGACAACTGGAACGACGTGCCCATGCTCGAAGCCGCAGGCCAGGCCATCGTCATGTCCAACGCGCCGGAAACCCTGCTAAAGATGGCAAACGACCGGGGCTGGAGCCTCGCTCCGACCAACGACGAAGACGGCGTGGCGTGGGCCATCGAGCAGGCCCTGGCTGCAGAGCCCGCGCTGACCCGCTAA
- a CDS encoding isocitrate/isopropylmalate dehydrogenase family protein, translating to MADVRTHKITLVPGDGIGPEVAAVMVKVLETAGAKNGCAFEWHSFEAGADAHAKNGVLIPEELYTSIETNKVAIKGPTATPIGGGFSSINVAMRKKFDLYANVRPVKSLPGLETKYPGIDLVIFRENTEDLYAGLEVMVNPDIAQSLKIITRKGSTRIAEAAFEYAKNNGRKKVHSIHKANIMKLSDGLFIKCTKEVAEKNPEVQYAEHIVDNACMQLVMNPYQYDVILTENLYGDILSDLCSGLIGGLGLVPGANIGKDCAIFEAVHGSAPDIAGQDKANPTALLQSAVMMLNYLGETETGAQVQAAIEKVYAEGKTLTRDVGGNSGTKAFGEAVIAAL from the coding sequence ATGGCAGACGTTCGCACGCATAAGATCACGCTGGTTCCCGGCGATGGTATCGGCCCGGAAGTGGCTGCAGTGATGGTGAAGGTGCTGGAGACAGCAGGCGCGAAGAACGGCTGCGCGTTCGAGTGGCACTCCTTCGAAGCAGGCGCTGACGCCCATGCGAAGAACGGCGTGCTGATTCCTGAAGAGCTTTATACGTCGATTGAAACGAATAAAGTCGCGATCAAGGGACCGACGGCGACTCCCATCGGCGGCGGTTTTTCGTCGATCAATGTGGCGATGCGCAAGAAGTTCGACCTCTACGCGAACGTGCGCCCGGTAAAGTCCCTGCCCGGCCTGGAGACGAAGTACCCCGGCATCGACCTGGTGATCTTCCGTGAGAACACCGAAGACCTGTACGCCGGGCTTGAAGTGATGGTGAACCCAGACATCGCGCAGAGCCTGAAGATCATTACGCGCAAGGGTTCGACACGCATTGCGGAAGCGGCGTTCGAATATGCGAAGAACAACGGCCGCAAGAAGGTTCACTCGATCCACAAGGCCAACATCATGAAGCTGTCGGATGGCCTGTTCATCAAGTGCACGAAGGAAGTCGCGGAGAAGAACCCCGAAGTCCAGTACGCTGAGCACATTGTGGACAACGCCTGCATGCAGTTGGTGATGAACCCGTACCAGTACGACGTGATCCTGACCGAAAACCTGTACGGCGATATCCTGAGCGATCTTTGCTCGGGCCTGATCGGCGGTCTTGGACTCGTCCCGGGCGCAAACATCGGCAAGGATTGCGCGATCTTTGAAGCCGTGCACGGATCGGCCCCCGACATCGCGGGACAGGACAAGGCAAACCCCACGGCGCTGCTGCAGTCGGCCGTGATGATGCTGAACTACCTGGGCGAAACCGAGACCGGCGCGCAGGTGCAGGCCGCGATCGAAAAGGTCTACGCCGAAGGCAAGACGCTGACCCGCGATGTGGGCGGCAACTCCGGCACAAAGGCGTTCGGCGAAGCGGTTATCGCAGCGCTGTAA
- a CDS encoding lysylphosphatidylglycerol synthase transmembrane domain-containing protein, translating into MSVHKLRNILIGLLLAALLVGLWWAHTHVPFDWGNLRTQMRSVNWLLIAAGAAMIHLSLLLRAWRWRTLLGREANGASGAKLVGPQFVGFTTVALFGRVADLARPYMIARKTDTPVGTQLAVYSLERAFDLAAAAILFSTTLIFVPKDMPHHHEFVRAGLAAMTLTLVIVVFALLVRFSGGALASMARGVFRVVSQEFANGVAEKILDFRQGMTTVNSWGQMLGCLLWSLAVWGLIAAAYCVTARSFALTPELSHFTVSMTMLLLATSMGASLLQLPVVGWFTQIAALALALHAFFAVPVEVASAAGALLLLVTTLCIVPAGLVAAKLEGVSLKAVAKTSEAAESSVLDGSSEPQP; encoded by the coding sequence GTGAGCGTGCACAAACTGCGGAATATCCTGATCGGGCTGCTGCTTGCAGCCCTGCTAGTGGGCCTTTGGTGGGCGCATACTCATGTTCCGTTTGACTGGGGCAATCTGCGGACGCAGATGCGCTCGGTAAACTGGTTGCTCATCGCGGCCGGCGCTGCAATGATTCACCTCTCCTTACTGCTTCGGGCGTGGCGTTGGCGCACGCTGCTGGGCCGCGAAGCCAATGGAGCCAGCGGCGCAAAGCTCGTGGGCCCACAGTTCGTCGGCTTCACCACGGTAGCGCTCTTCGGCCGTGTCGCCGATCTCGCCCGCCCCTATATGATCGCCCGCAAGACCGATACCCCCGTTGGCACGCAGCTTGCGGTTTACTCGCTCGAACGGGCGTTCGACCTTGCCGCAGCCGCCATCCTCTTCTCCACGACGCTGATCTTCGTACCGAAGGACATGCCGCACCACCATGAGTTCGTCCGGGCCGGGCTCGCCGCGATGACGTTGACGCTGGTGATCGTGGTCTTCGCCCTTCTGGTGCGCTTCTCCGGTGGCGCGCTCGCGTCCATGGCCCGGGGAGTCTTTCGCGTCGTCTCGCAGGAGTTTGCCAACGGCGTCGCCGAAAAAATTCTGGACTTCCGCCAGGGCATGACCACCGTAAACTCCTGGGGCCAGATGCTCGGCTGCCTCCTGTGGTCGCTCGCCGTCTGGGGTCTGATCGCCGCAGCCTACTGCGTTACCGCCCGATCCTTTGCCCTGACGCCGGAGCTGTCCCACTTCACCGTCTCGATGACAATGCTCCTGCTGGCAACCAGCATGGGCGCCTCCCTGCTCCAACTGCCGGTCGTCGGCTGGTTCACCCAGATCGCCGCCCTTGCGCTGGCCCTGCACGCCTTCTTCGCCGTCCCGGTAGAGGTCGCCTCCGCCGCTGGCGCTCTGCTGCTGCTGGTGACCACGCTATGCATCGTCCCGGCAGGCCTGGTGGCCGCAAAGCTGGAGGGCGTAAGCCTGAAGGCGGTGGCAAAGACCAGCGAAGCGGCTGAGAGTTCCGTTCTGGACGGCAGCAGCGAACCGCAACCCTAA
- a CDS encoding type II toxin-antitoxin system RelE/ParE family toxin: protein MIRYQPQSIQDVRSVASYFEEAAGLNLSNRFVDAFQQTCSFLEHSPGIGSPLSRSTYRRFRVDGFERYLIYYREIESGVLIVRVLHGMRHLPSILAE from the coding sequence TTGATCCGCTATCAGCCGCAATCCATTCAAGACGTGCGATCTGTGGCTTCCTACTTCGAGGAAGCAGCAGGGCTAAACCTTAGCAATCGCTTCGTCGATGCCTTCCAGCAGACATGCAGCTTCCTGGAACACTCCCCGGGAATCGGAAGCCCCTTGAGCCGAAGCACCTACCGCCGTTTCCGCGTCGATGGCTTCGAACGATACCTGATTTATTACCGCGAGATCGAATCAGGGGTTCTCATCGTCAGGGTTCTGCATGGGATGCGTCATTTACCCTCAATCTTGGCAGAATAA
- the dapB gene encoding 4-hydroxy-tetrahydrodipicolinate reductase: MRILVLGVGKTGKLVAEVAAEHGHSVHVLDATENKGGAALTPPFVAGFDAVIDFTTPEAVLTNMRAVLATGAKMVVGTTGWYERLQDMSQLADRRGASLLYGTNYSIGVQITMELAKRMADALKGLGYTFSIDETHHTSKLDSPSGTALTLRDVVAKEVGLEDEIVITAHRTGDAAGIHTLEADSAGDKLVLTHESKSRRAFAEGAVRAAEWLTEQKPGVYNFRDIYSKL; the protein is encoded by the coding sequence ATGAGAATTCTCGTATTGGGCGTGGGCAAGACAGGCAAGCTGGTGGCAGAGGTTGCTGCCGAGCATGGTCATAGCGTTCACGTACTCGATGCCACCGAAAACAAGGGTGGCGCAGCGCTGACGCCGCCGTTCGTCGCGGGCTTCGATGCGGTGATTGACTTCACGACACCGGAAGCCGTGCTGACGAACATGCGTGCGGTGCTGGCTACCGGCGCGAAGATGGTCGTCGGAACAACGGGCTGGTATGAGCGCCTGCAGGATATGTCGCAACTGGCAGATCGTCGCGGCGCTTCCCTGCTCTACGGAACGAACTATTCGATCGGTGTCCAGATCACGATGGAGCTGGCGAAGCGGATGGCGGATGCGCTGAAGGGCCTCGGCTACACGTTCTCTATCGATGAGACGCATCACACGTCGAAGCTGGACTCGCCGAGCGGCACCGCGCTGACGCTGCGTGATGTTGTGGCGAAAGAAGTCGGGCTGGAGGACGAGATCGTCATCACGGCTCATCGTACGGGTGATGCTGCCGGTATCCACACACTGGAAGCTGACAGCGCAGGCGACAAGCTGGTGCTGACGCATGAGTCAAAGTCGCGGCGCGCGTTTGCCGAAGGCGCTGTGCGCGCAGCAGAGTGGCTCACCGAACAGAAGCCTGGTGTCTATAACTTCCGCGATATTTACAGCAAACTGTAA